GCTCGACCATCGGCCGCATGTAGCGGTGGAACAGCGTCAGCAGCAGGGTGCGGATGTGCGAGCCGTCGACGTCGGCGTCGGCCATGAAGATGACCTTGCCGTAGCGGGCCTGGTCGATGTCGAACGTCCGGCCCGAGCCCGCTCCTATCACCTGGATGATCGAGGCGCACTCGGCGTTCTTGAGCATGTCGCTCACCGACGCCTTCTGGACGTTCAGGATCTTGCCGCGGATCGGCAGCAGCGCCTGGAACTCGGAGTTCCGGGCCAGCTTGGCGGTGCCGAGCGCGGAGTCTCCCTCGACGATGAACAGCTCGCTGCGGTCCACGTCGTCGCTGCGGCAGTCGGCCAGCTTGGCGGGCAGCGAGGAGGTCTCCAGCGCGGTCTTGCGGCGCTGCGCCTCCTTGTGCTGCCGGGCCGCGACCCGGGTGCGGGCGGCCGCGACGACCTTCTCCAGCACCGCCCGGGCCTGGAGCTTCTCGTCCTTCTTGGCCGAGGTGAGGAAGGCCTTGAGCTCCTTGGCGACCACGGCCGCGACGATCCGGTTGGCCGCCGAGGTGCCGAGCACCTCCTTGGTCTGCCCCTCGAACTGCGGCTCGGCGAGCCGGACGGTGATGACCGCGGTCAGGCCCTCCTGCGCGTCGTCCTTGCTGACGTCGTCCTCGGCGACCCGCAGCAGCTTGCTGGCCCGCAGCACCTCGTTGACGGTCTTGGCGAGCTGCCGCTCGAAGCCGGTGACGTGGGTGCCGCCCTTGGGGGTGGCGATGATGTTGACGAAGGACCGCTGGGTGGTCTCGTAGCCGGCGCCCCAGCGCAGCGCGATGTCCACCCCGAGCTCGCGGGTGACCTCGGTGGGGGTCATGTGCCCGAACTCGTCGAGCACCGGGACGGTCTCCTTGAAGGTGCCCTCGCCGCGCAGCCGCAGGACGTCGGAGACGGCCCGGTCGGGGGCCAGGAACTCGCAGAACTCGCTGATCCCGCCGTCGTAGCGGAAGGTCTCCTCGCCGACCTGCTCGCTCTCGGTGAGCCGCTCGTCGCGCACCACGATGGTCAGCCCGGGCACCAGGAAGGCGGTCTGCCGGGCCCGGCTGTGCAGCGACTCCAGCGAGAGCTTCGCGTCCTTGAGGAAGATCTGCCGGTCCGCCCAGTAGCGGATCCGGGTGCCGGTGCGGCCCCGGGCGACCTTGCCCTTCTTGGTCATGCCGGCGGCGGGCTCGAAGCCGGCGTCCCGCTCGGGACCGGCGAAGCTGCCGGGGACGCCCCGCCGGAAGCTGATCGCGTGGGTGGCCCCGTGCCGGTCCACCTCCACGTCGAGGCGGGCGGACAGCGCGTTCACCACCGAGGCGCCGACGCCGTGCAGACCGCCGGAGGCCGCGTACGAGCCGCCGCCGAACTTTCCGCCCGCGTGCAGCTTGGTGTACGCGATCTCGACGCCGGACAGCCCGGTCTTGGGCTCGATGTCCACCGGGATGCCGCGGCCGTTGTCGCGGACCTCGACCGAGCCGTCCTGGTGCAGCAGCACCTCGATCCGGTCGCAGAAGCCGCCCAGCGCCTCGTCGACCGAGTTGTCGATGATCTCCCAGAGGCAGTGCATCAGGCCGCGGCTGTCGGTCGACCCGATGTACATGCCCGGCCGCTTGCGGACCGCCTCGAGCCCCTCGAGGACGAGCAGATGCCGCGCGGTGTAGTCGGACCCGCCCTCACCGGTCACCAGAGAGGACGGGCCGGTCTTTTCTCCACTCACGCTCTGCACTCCTCCATGACGTTGACGGACACCCCCGCATGCTCTCAGCAACTGAGATCCGGGCCGCTGAGGTCCGCGCGCTTTGTACGCGCTGCGCGAACACGGTTCCCGCCCCGGAGGCGGTTCCCAGCCTGCCATCTCCTGCCGACACCACGGGTCCTGGCGGATCGGGGCGGCCGGGGAGGGCGGCGGAGCTGCTGCGATGCGGTCCAACGGGTTCCAGGACGGGGCTTATGCTCCAACCCAGCGGAGGATTATGCTACGCGGACCTCGCACCCCGACCCGATCGGGCGTTCAAGGTGATCCGCCGGCCACGGGAATCGGTACGCATGAACCACCGTTGCCCTGGGCACGTCCTCATCAAGACGACGGCAGAATCCTCAAAGAGAAAAGCCACGAGCGGGAACGAATTCGACCTGGTTGGATGTTGATCCTGGTACACAGCTCGTCGAGCTAGAGAAGAGGCGACGTGACTACTGTTCTGACCCCTGCGAGCCCGCTCACCGCGGCAGACCGCTGCGACCGTTGCGGCGCTCAGGCTTACCTGCGCGTCGTCCTCTCCAGTGGCGGAGAGCTGCTGTTCTGCGCCCACCACGGGCGCAAGTTCGAGCCCGAACTCAAGAAGATCGCCGTGGAGATACACGACGAGAGCGACCGCCTCTCCGGCACGCCGGCGACGGCCGAGGAGGGGGAGCACTGACGCTCCCGCTGCTCCACCGAGCTGCCTGAACGGCCGGGTGGCCCTCCCCTCGGGGCGGGCCGCCCGGCCGTGGCGTTTCCGGCCACGGCCCGCGGCCCGGTGTGGCTCACAGCACGTTGTGCACGGCCTCCGAGACCGCCGCGATCCGGGTGTACACCCCGGGGTGGTCGGCCTCCGCGCAGCCCGCGCCCCAGGAGACCAGTCCGGCCAGCCGCCCGCCCACCAGCAGCGGCCCGCCGCTGTCGCCCTGGCAGGCGTCCTTGCCGCCCTGCGCCTCCCCCGCGCACACCATGCTGCGGGCGTCGTACGCGCTGTCCGAGCCGCCCGGGTAGGCGTGGCCGCAGGCCTCGTCCGAGATGACCGGCACGGTGACCTGGCGCAGCGTGTTCGAGTAGCTGCCGTTGCCCCGGGTGTCGCCCCAGCCGAACACGGTGGCCGGGGTGCCCGCCGCGTACGGCTCGGTCTCGCCCGGGTTCACCATCTCCAGCACCGGCCGCCCGTCCTGCGGCTCGGCCAGGGTGAGCACCGCCACGTCCCGGGTGTTCGCGGTGAAGCTGTAGCCCGGGTCGATCCACACCCCGCGCACCGCCACCTCCCGCCCCGCGGTGCCCCGCAGGTCGTCCCGGCCGACGATCACCCGCAGCCCGGGCCGGTCGGTGGGGCGGGCGGTGGTCTCGTCGTAGAAGCAGTGCGCCGCCGTGACCACCTTGGTCGGGCTGATCAGCGCCCCGCCGCAGAACTGCCCGGAGCGGGCCGAGCCGAACTGCTGCCGGCTGGCCAGCGCCACCATCCACGGGTGGTCCCCGGTGCTGGCACCGGTACCGCCGATGATCCGCCGCTGCGCGACGGCCGGCCCGGCCGCACCCAGCGCGACCAGCGGGGCGGGCAGGGCGGCCAGGGCGACGAGCGCGACCGCCCGGCGGCGGAGCCGAGGCGCGAACGTGTCCAGGATGGGCACCGGTTCTCCAGGGGTTCGGCGGGGTGCGGGGTTCTGCGCACGGAGCGGGGCGCGGTACGGACCCGGCCGGCGCGCGGACGGGCTGCCGCTCCGTCACGCGACAACCGGCCCAGCGTAGTCATCCGCTCACCTGCCGTGCCCGCACCTCAGCCTGCCGCCACCCCATCGGGCGACCCCCGGACACGCGAACGGGCCCCTCCGCCGGTGGCGGAGGGGCCCGTCCAGGTGACTCGGGCCGACCGGGGTCAGTCCAGGTAGTCGCGCAGCACCTGGGAGCGCGACGGGTGGCGCAGCTTCGACATGGTCTTCGACTCGATCTGGCGGATGCGCTCGCGCGTCACGCCGTAGACCTTGCCGATCTCGTCCAGCGTCTTCGGCTGGCCGTCGGTCAGGCCGAAGCGCATCGAGACCACGCCCGCCTCGCGCTCGGACAGGGTGTCCAGCACGGAGTGCAGCTGCTCCTGGAGCAGGGTGAAGGAGACCGCGTCGGCCGGGACGACCGCCTCGGAGTCCTCGATCAGGTCACCGAACTCGCTGTCGCCGTCCTCGCCGAGCGGGGTGTGCAGCGAGATCGGCTCGCGGCCGTACTTCTGGACCTCGATGACCTTCTCGGGGGTCATGTCGAGTTCCTTGGCCAGCTCCTCCGGGGTGGGCTCGCGGCCCAGGTCCTGGAGCATCTGGCGCTGCACGCGGGCGAGCTTGTTGATGACCTCGACCATGTGCACCGGGATGCGGATGGTGCGGGCCTGGTCGGCCATGGCGCGGGTGATCGCCTGCCGGATCCACCAGGTCGCGTAGGTCGAGAACTTGTAGCCCTTGGTGTAGTCGAACTTCTCGACCGCGCGGATCAGACCGAGGTTGCCCTCCTGGATCAGGTCCAGGAAGAGCATGCCGCGGCCGGTGTAGCGCTTGGCCAGCGAGACCACCAGGCGGAGGTTGGCCTCCAGCAGGTGGTTCTTGGCGCGGCGGCCGTCCTCGGCGATGATCTCCAGCTCGCGCTTGAGCTTCGGGGCGAGCTTGTCGGCCTGGCTCAGCTTGTCCTCGGCGAACAGGCCGGCCTCGATCCGCTTGGCGAGCTCGACCTCCTGCTCGGCGTTGAGCAGCGGGACCTTGCCGATCTGCTTGAGGTAGTCCTTGACCGGGTCGGCGGTGGCACCGGCCACGGCGACCTGCTGGGCCGGGGCGTCGTCCTCGTCGTCGTCCGAGAGCACGAAGCCCTGGTCGGTCTCCTCCTCGGCCTCGCCCTCCTTGCCGTCGCCGGGCAGGGCCACGTCCTCGAGGAGCTCCTCCTCGCCGATGACCTCCTCGTCGCCCTTGGCGCCGGGCTTGCCGGCCGCGGCGGTCTTCTTGGCGGCGGTCTTCTTGGCGGGGGCGGCCTTCTTGGCCGCCGCCTTCTTCGCCGGGGCGGCGGCCTTCTTGACAGCGGCCTTGGCCTCGGCGACCTCGACGACGGTGACCTCGGTGCTGGTCACCGAGGCGGCCACCGACACCGACGGGGCGATGGTCGCCGCGGGGGCGATCCGCACCGGGGGCTTGGTCTGGGCGACCGGCGTGCGGGTGGTGACCGCCTTGGTCGCGGTGCGCTTGGTGGTGCTCTTGGCCGCGACGCTCTTGCGCTTGGCGCCGGCCGGCTCCGCCGCGCTGACCATCAGCTCCACCCCCTCCTCAATCAGCACCTGGTTGAGGCTGCGCATGACGTTCTTCCACTTGGTGACCGGGATCTGGTCCGCCTCGAACGCGTGGCGCACGTCGTCACCGGCGATCTGCCCCTGGGCCTTGCCCCGCTCGATGAGCGCCAGCAGTGCCGCGGACTCGGCGATCTCGGGGGAAGGGAACGGGATGTGCTGGCCGACACGAACAACCTCTCGGACGATGAGTGGACACGAACCCGCACCGACCGGCCCGACTGCTCGGGCTCGGGCGGGTGGACGGTGACCGGGGTCTGCAGGACGGCAGCAGCGCCGCGGACCATCACAGCCGACTGGCTTGTGGTGATATTCCGGAGCTGCTTCCGCTCCGTACACATCGCTGCCGCCCCTCAAGTGTTACGCATGCCCGTCGTGGCGCCCGTCACACCACCCGAGCGCCGGTGCGGGCAGCCCCCGAGCGGCCTATCCGCGGGGCCGAACCGGGGTTCGCGGGAGCGCTCCGGCGGGCGGCCGGGGTGCGGGGCCGGGTCCGGCGGGCGGGCTCCGGTGTGCCGATGGCCCCTCGGCTGCGCGGGTGGGGCAGCAGAAGGGCCATCCGGTCGGAGCGGCGGGCGCGGTCCCGGCCGCTCAGTGCTCGCGCGGCGCGGGGACGGCGTGCTCGACGTCCGGGTGGACGGTGAGCAGCGCGCGGACGGCGGCCTCGGCGGCGGTGCCGTCGCCGGTGCCGAGCGCGTCCACCAGCCGGGCGTGCAGGCTGACCGCCGAGTCGGACGGGCGCTCGCAGGTGGTGCCGGAGCCGCCGGAGACCTGGAGCGCGCCGGCCACGATGCCGGACAGGTGCTCCAGCATCCGGTTCGCGGCCATCTGCAGCACCAGGCCGTGCAGCTCGGCGTCGGCCCGGGAGTAGCTGACCAGGTCGCCCTGGCCGCCGGCCTGGCCCATGATCTCGGTCAGCTCGACCAGCCGGTGCTGGACGTCCTCCCGGCCGTGGCCGGCCGCCAGGCGCGCGGCCAGCGGCTCGATCGCCCAGCGCAGCTCGAACAGCTCGCGGCGCTGCTCGTCGCGCTGCGGGCCGAAGGCGCGCCACTCGATGATGTCGGGGTCCAGCAGGTTCCAGTCGCTCACCGGGCGGACCCGGGTGCCGACGTTCGGCCGGGCCGAGACCAGGCCCTTGGCCTCCAGCACCCGGAGCGACTCGCGCACCACGGTGCGGGAGACCTCGAAGCGCTGGCCGATCTCCTCCGGCACCAGCGGGCGGTCGGCGCCCAGGTCGCCGGAGACGATCATCTGGCCGAGCTGCTGGACCAGCTGGCCGTGCAGGCCGCGGCCGCGGCTGCTGGTGGTCTTCCGACCGACCCGGGCGAGGTCGCTCTCCGCCCCCTCCCAACGGGGTGCGGGCGGGGTCGGGCGGTCGGCGTACGGGAAGCGGTCCAACTCGGAGGCGGAGATCGACTCGGCCTGGCGAGCGGCGGTCACGGTGGGGTGCGCAAGGGTACTCACGCCATCCTTTGTCGGCGATCGGCGGATCCGGCTTGAGCATTCTCGTGAAAAGCACACGAAAGGGTGATCGGCCGTGTCTGGATAATTGACTTCTTATCAGTTGGAAATGCACATACCGGTCATCAGTGGCTGTTTTCCCCTGTGGTTGCTCCCGCCCCGCCTGTCACGCCGTCAGGGCGCTTCCCGCTACCGTCCCCCTGTCGACCGCCGCCGCTTCCCGGGCGGAAACCCCTGGTCACAGGCTCCGGCGGCGCAGCTGGACCAGCACCGCCGCCAGCACCAGCAGGGCGGCCGGGGCCAGCAGCGCGGCGGCCACCGTGCCGTCCAGCGCTCCGGCGGTCCGGTCGGCGGCGCCGCGGACCCAGTCCAGGCCGTACTGGAAGGGCAGCAACTCCCGTACCCAGACCGGCCAGTTACGGCCCGTGCGGTGCAGCAGCAGGCCCGCGGTGGGCTCCAGCAGGGCGGGCAGCGCGCCGGTCAGCAGGACGCCGGCCAGGGCGCTGCGCACCAGCGAGGTGATCAGCAGACCGGCCCAGCCACCGGCCACCGCCAGCGCCGCGTACGCCGCCAGCGGGCGGCCGATCCCGCCCGCCGCGAACGGGCCGACCGGCAGGTCCGACAGGCCGAGCAGCGCCGACGCGTCCACTCCGACGGGCAGCGCGAGCCTCACCGCGACGGCGTTCACGCCGAGAACGGCCACTGCCAGCAGGGCCGCCACCGCGCCCACCACCAGCGACTTCGCCAGCAGCGCGCCCAGCCGGCGCCCCAGGGTCACCCGCGAGGCGGGCAGGCCCGGCCAGCGCGCCTCGTTGCCGTAGGCCAGCGCGCCGAGCACCGCCGCCGCGAGCGCGGTCAGCGGCAGCGGCAGGACCGGCACCACCGCCGCGACCGACCGCACGGCGTCCGGCACCGCCAACTCCCCGGCGGGCAACCGGGTCGCCGAGAACGCCGCCACCGCCGCGTTCACCAGCAGCGCGCCCGCGACCACCACCCACGTGGAGCGCACCCCGCGCAGCCGACGCACCTCACTCGCCACCAACCGCACGGTCACTCACTCCCGTTCTCGTCGCCGACGGCGCCGCGTCGCGCCGCCCCTTGCGGATCCACCACGCCCGCACCACCCGGCCGGACCCCGTCCGCCGACCGCGACCGCTCCGCCGGTTCGGCCCGCCCGGCGGGCCGCAGTTCGGCGGTCGCCGCCGACCAGGGACGCCCCGGGAACGGCCGGACGGGGGCGGCGGGCCGCTGGCCGACTCCCCTGATCCGGGCGGGAGTCAGCAGCTCCGCGTCGGTCGGGTTGGCGGCCAACTGCTCGGTGTCGACCGCGATGGGGCCGGGCTCCGGCTCCACCGCTGCCGGTGCCGGTGCCGGTGCCGGTGCCGGTGCTGTTGCCGGTGCCGTTGCTGGCGCCGTTGTCGCTGCCGGTCGGCCGAGCGCGGAGGCGCCGCGGGGCGTCCGCCGGGTCAGGTCGACGGGGGGCGCCGGCGGTACCGGTGCGGCTTGGGCGGGGGCGGTCGGCGCGGGCACGGACACCGCCGGGGCCGACGGCTCCGCCCGGGTGCGGGGCTCGGCCGAGGCCGGGGCCTGGGGGTTCGGTGCGAGGGCGGCGGCGGCCCAGCGGCCGGCCTGCAGGCCGCGGTGGTCGAGCGGGCGCTCGGGCTCCGGCCCGGCGGGGCGGCCGACGGTCGCGGGGCGCTGCTCGCCGGAACGCTGCTCGCCGGGGACGGCCGCGCCGGGGTGGTCGGCTCCGGGGTGGGCCGCGCCGGGGCCGTCCGCGCGGAGGCCGGACGCGCCGACGGGCGGTGCGGTGCGGCCGGACTGCGACTGCGTTTGCGGCTGCGGGTTCTGACGGGGCGTCCGGATCGACACCTGGCCGGAGCGGCCCGAACTTCCGGGCAGGGCGGCGGGGTAGGAGACCGGCCGCTCCGCCACCCGGTCGGCCAGCTCGTGCAGCAGGATGCCGTTGCGGTAGGCGAGTTCGCCGACCTCGGTGCGGTCGATGCCGCTCACCGCGAGACCGGCGCCGCCGTCCCGCCGGACCTGGCCGCCCTGGGCGACCAGCAGGTCCGCGAGGCGGGCCATCTGCGGCCCCCGGACCAGCACTTCGGGGTGCAGCCTGGTGCGGCGGAACTCCACCACCGGCTGGTCGGCGGCCAGCCGACCCGCGTCCAGGGTGACCACCCGGTCGGCGAGCGCGGCGGCCTCCGCCGGGGAGCGGGTGGTGGTCAGCACGGTGCCGCCCGAGAGGGCGAAGGAACGCAGGAAGGCGCCGAACCACTCCTCGTTGCTCGGGGACAGGCCCTCGGTGGGGGCGTCCAGCAGCAGCGTCGAGGGGGTTCCGAGCAGGGCGGCGGCCAGTGCGAGGCGGCGGTGCATGCCGGGCGAGAAGGTGCCGATCCGGTGGTCGGCGACGGCGGCGAGCCGGGTCTGCTCCAGCAGGTCGTCGGCCCGGCGCGCGGGGACGCCGATCGCACCGGCCAGCATCCGCAGGTGGGCCCGGGCCCGCTGCCCCGGGTGCCCGGCCTCCGGGCGGCCCGCGGCCAGCAGGACGCCGATCTCCCGCTCCGGGCGCCGGATCCGCCGGTACGTCCGGCCGTCGAACAGGGTGAGGCCGTGGCCCCGTTCCAGTTCGACCATCAGCCGGAGCGCGGTCGACTTGCCCGCGCCCTCGTCGCCGAGCAGCGCGGTGACCATCCCGGGGCGGGCGTCGAAGGTCAGGTCCAGCACCGCGGGGGGACGCCCCCGCTGGTACGCCTTGGTCAGTCCGGTGATCTGGATCATCGCCGCCCGCTCCCTCGCCTGCCGACGGACCGGGGATGTCCACCTGGCCCGAGCCTGCACAGTAGGGCGCGGAAGCGGGGAAACCGGGCATTCCGGATGGGTCGTGAGCGGTGTTAGCGCCGACCTCACCCGTACAGGCGACAGCCCTCCCGCCGCGCTGACGCTTTCCTCACGGACCGTCACCACCCGTCGGCAGCAACGGCCCTGGTGCCGGAACCGGCCGTCCTGCCGCAGTTCCGGCGCGGAGGTGGCGGGCGACCGGCCCCCGGGGGTGGGCCCGGATCTGACCCCGGGGTCAGGACTCGGGACGCAGCATCGGGGGGTTGAGGACGGTGGCGCCGCCCGCGGTGAACAGCTGGGCGGGGCGGCCGCCCTGACGGGTCGTGGTGCCGCCGGAGGGCAGCAGGAAGCCCGGGGTGCCGGTGACCTTGCGGTGGAAGTTGCGCGGGTCGAGCAC
Above is a genomic segment from Kitasatospora cineracea containing:
- a CDS encoding DNA gyrase/topoisomerase IV subunit B, which produces MSGEKTGPSSLVTGEGGSDYTARHLLVLEGLEAVRKRPGMYIGSTDSRGLMHCLWEIIDNSVDEALGGFCDRIEVLLHQDGSVEVRDNGRGIPVDIEPKTGLSGVEIAYTKLHAGGKFGGGSYAASGGLHGVGASVVNALSARLDVEVDRHGATHAISFRRGVPGSFAGPERDAGFEPAAGMTKKGKVARGRTGTRIRYWADRQIFLKDAKLSLESLHSRARQTAFLVPGLTIVVRDERLTESEQVGEETFRYDGGISEFCEFLAPDRAVSDVLRLRGEGTFKETVPVLDEFGHMTPTEVTRELGVDIALRWGAGYETTQRSFVNIIATPKGGTHVTGFERQLAKTVNEVLRASKLLRVAEDDVSKDDAQEGLTAVITVRLAEPQFEGQTKEVLGTSAANRIVAAVVAKELKAFLTSAKKDEKLQARAVLEKVVAAARTRVAARQHKEAQRRKTALETSSLPAKLADCRSDDVDRSELFIVEGDSALGTAKLARNSEFQALLPIRGKILNVQKASVSDMLKNAECASIIQVIGAGSGRTFDIDQARYGKVIFMADADVDGSHIRTLLLTLFHRYMRPMVEQGRVFAAVPPLHRIELTNPKRGQEKYHYTYSDAELRRTLLQFQGKGLRWKDPVQRYKGLGEMDADQLAETTMDPRFRILRRINLGDLDSAEKTFDLLMGNDVAPRREFIVDSAATLDRSRIDA
- a CDS encoding DUF7455 domain-containing protein, which gives rise to MTTVLTPASPLTAADRCDRCGAQAYLRVVLSSGGELLFCAHHGRKFEPELKKIAVEIHDESDRLSGTPATAEEGEH
- a CDS encoding S1 family peptidase, which produces MPILDTFAPRLRRRAVALVALAALPAPLVALGAAGPAVAQRRIIGGTGASTGDHPWMVALASRQQFGSARSGQFCGGALISPTKVVTAAHCFYDETTARPTDRPGLRVIVGRDDLRGTAGREVAVRGVWIDPGYSFTANTRDVAVLTLAEPQDGRPVLEMVNPGETEPYAAGTPATVFGWGDTRGNGSYSNTLRQVTVPVISDEACGHAYPGGSDSAYDARSMVCAGEAQGGKDACQGDSGGPLLVGGRLAGLVSWGAGCAEADHPGVYTRIAAVSEAVHNVL
- a CDS encoding FadR/GntR family transcriptional regulator yields the protein MSTLAHPTVTAARQAESISASELDRFPYADRPTPPAPRWEGAESDLARVGRKTTSSRGRGLHGQLVQQLGQMIVSGDLGADRPLVPEEIGQRFEVSRTVVRESLRVLEAKGLVSARPNVGTRVRPVSDWNLLDPDIIEWRAFGPQRDEQRRELFELRWAIEPLAARLAAGHGREDVQHRLVELTEIMGQAGGQGDLVSYSRADAELHGLVLQMAANRMLEHLSGIVAGALQVSGGSGTTCERPSDSAVSLHARLVDALGTGDGTAAEAAVRALLTVHPDVEHAVPAPREH
- a CDS encoding ATP-binding cassette domain-containing protein; the encoded protein is MIQITGLTKAYQRGRPPAVLDLTFDARPGMVTALLGDEGAGKSTALRLMVELERGHGLTLFDGRTYRRIRRPEREIGVLLAAGRPEAGHPGQRARAHLRMLAGAIGVPARRADDLLEQTRLAAVADHRIGTFSPGMHRRLALAAALLGTPSTLLLDAPTEGLSPSNEEWFGAFLRSFALSGGTVLTTTRSPAEAAALADRVVTLDAGRLAADQPVVEFRRTRLHPEVLVRGPQMARLADLLVAQGGQVRRDGGAGLAVSGIDRTEVGELAYRNGILLHELADRVAERPVSYPAALPGSSGRSGQVSIRTPRQNPQPQTQSQSGRTAPPVGASGLRADGPGAAHPGADHPGAAVPGEQRSGEQRPATVGRPAGPEPERPLDHRGLQAGRWAAAALAPNPQAPASAEPRTRAEPSAPAVSVPAPTAPAQAAPVPPAPPVDLTRRTPRGASALGRPAATTAPATAPATAPAPAPAPAPAAVEPEPGPIAVDTEQLAANPTDAELLTPARIRGVGQRPAAPVRPFPGRPWSAATAELRPAGRAEPAERSRSADGVRPGGAGVVDPQGAARRGAVGDENGSE